A window of the Heptranchias perlo isolate sHepPer1 chromosome 37, sHepPer1.hap1, whole genome shotgun sequence genome harbors these coding sequences:
- the LOC137304313 gene encoding uncharacterized protein — protein MIWSLSHCCLWDLAVRKLAAAFANITFRRATAKNRIDLLRRLTRDATNRVPFVVQYFPGAEKLRHVLRSLQHVIDDDEHLAKAIPTPPLLAFKQPPNLKQTIVRSKLPSFQENSIHDTTQPCHGNLCKTYQIIDTDTTITREDTTHQVHGSYSCDSANVVYLIRCRKGCPRAWYIGETMQTLRQRMNGHRATIARQEGSLPVGEHFSSQGHSATDLRVSVLQGGLRDTRQRKIVEQKLIAKFHTHEDGLNRILGSRHATRNPTSKKGKKSYLFLI, from the coding sequence ttccgacgggccacagcgaagaatcgcatagacctcctcaggagactaacacgggacgcaaccaacagagtgcccttcgtcgtccagtacttccccggagcggagaaactacgccatgttctccgcagccttcaacatgtcatcgatgacgacgaacacctcgctaaggccatccccacacctccactgctcgccttcaaacagccacccaacctcaaacagaccatcgttcgcagcaaattacccagttttcaggagaacagcatccacgacaccacacaaccctgccacggcaacctctgcaagacataccagatcatcgacacagataccaccatcacacgagaggacaccacccaccaggtacatggttcatactcctgtgactcggccaacgttgtctacctcatacgttgcaggaaaggatgccccagagcatggtacattggcgagaccatgcagacactgcgacaacggatgaacggacaccgcgcaacaatcgccagacaggagggttccctcccagttggggaacacttcagcagtcaaggacattcagccaccgatcttcgggtaagcgttctccaaggcggccttcgagacacacgacaacgcaaaatcgtcgagcagaaattgatagccaagttccacacccatgaggacggcctcaaccggatcttgggttcacgtcacgctacacgtaaccccaccagcaaaaagggaaaaaaaagttatctgtttttaatataa